CAAGATCAGGCGCACCGGCAAGCCAGCTTCAGATCAGGTCAGGCTTGTCGGTGATAATCCCGTTAATCCCGATACTGGCCAGCTTTTCGCCTCGTTTCGGATCGTTAACCGTCCAGCAGCACACGAAAAGACCTCTTCTTCGGGCTTCCGAAGCGAGGCGTCCCGTCATAAAACGGTGATTTGTAGCAACTACCCGACAGCCCAGAGAAAGAGCCTTCTTCACGCACCCGAAGCCGAAGACCGTAATAAGTCCCGTAGTAATGGAAGGATCAAGTTCCCTCACGGCACGAAGACAGTCCTCGCGGAAAGAAACCACCGCCGCATCTTTTATAAGACCATGAGCTTTTATAAGCGAGACCGTTTCTTCTTCCGTACCTTTTTCCTTAAGTTCGATCACAAGTCCGCAGCGCCCCCCGAAATTCTCAAAGACTTCCTCAAGAGTCGGTATCCGCTCCCCGAAACCGGCGTCAAGAGATCGAAGTTCAGAAAAGGTCTTCCCCGAAACGGCTCCCTTACCATCCGTGGTCCTGTCCACCGTCCGGTCGTGAATGACGACCAAGCGGCCGTCAAGACTCCTCCTCACGTCAAACTCTATCACCGCAGACCCCATGTCCAGGGCCCTGCGGAAAGAGCGAAGAGTATTTTCCGGTTCGTAATGACTCGCGCCGCGGTGAGAGATAAGGAGGAAATCTTTTTCGAAAAAACCTTTCATGGAATTTGGGGAGATTACCTGAACAGGTCATGGGCCGGATCTCTGATCAGTTCATCCGAACTTCCTTCCCCGCGGATGTACTCAACCCCCCGCGCTACCACAACGGGCAGAGCCGCGGTTTTCTCCATCAGCAAGCCCGCGGCACACGCCACCTGGTCCGCGGTCGCCATCTCGGTTGCCGTAAGCAGAAGACCTTTGCTATCGGTCTCTCCCCTGCGGTCAGAAAGTGGCCTCATGCCGCTACAGCCAATGGCGATGTCGGTGAGCCCTTCCCGCCAGGGACGTCCCACGGTATCGCTTATTATGACGGCCACGTACTTTCCGGTTTCCTGTTCTATATGTTTTCTTATAACCCCGGCGGAGCGATCGGAATCAAGCGGAAGAAGTGTGACATCCTCGCCCCCGGAAACATTTGACGCATCAACGCCGGCGTTTGCCAGCACAAGCCCTCCGATCGTTTCAACTATAAGTCTTCCCTTGCCGCTTTCTCTCTCGTCCATTTTTACGATTCTCTTGGTTTCCCCGAGAATCACCTCCACCAACCTCGGATCCTTTGAAACCTCCTCGGAGACCGTAACCGCGAAACCTGAAGGTTCCACCTGGGAGAGACTAACGACCCTGCCTTCGGCCTTTGAAACCACCTTCTGCGCAATTACAACTATATCCCCGTCGAGAAACGAAAATCCCTCACGGCCGGCGGCGTGCAGAATCATCTCCCCGAGGCTGTCCCCCTCCTCCACTTCCGGAATTCCCCTCAAGGGAACAAATCTTATTTCTCCAGTCTTCTCCATGCGGAAATTCTCCCGATGCCGCACCGGCGCGGCGTTTTGTATATACCTACTAAACCATCTACTATATATTACCGATATCAAGGGGGAGAGAAATGGAGAGATTCTATCTGGAAAGAGAGACTGACCTAGAACTTGAAAAGCAGTTCGAGGTATCCGACGTGGCAAGGGAATCAGGTCTCATGATCCGCATATTCGTAACCTCCTCGCTTAAAAAGGAAATGATGGAGCCCGATTCCGAGGCCTCGGCCCGCGGAGAGGATGAAAACACCAGGCTAAAGGAAATACTTTCCCCTCTCGTGTCGTCCATAAGGGCGACCAGAAAAACGAAGAGAACCAACGTGATCAATTTCACCGCTTCGGTTACCAAAGACGGAAAAGCCCGGGAATTTCAGGTTATTTCCTACCTGGGTCCGGTAACGAAAGACTCCGAGGAACCCTGCATAACCCTTCTCCTGCCCGAAGACCTCCCGGAAGAAACACCTTAGCCACAAAATCGTGTATTATTAGCTTTATAATGGGGTGTACAGAGGAAATTTCCGGCGAAATCTACCTTGACAACAACGCAACTACAAGACCACTTCCCGAAGTAACGGAGGCCATGCACGAAGCCATGGGCGAGGGGTTCGGCAATCCCTCAAGCGCCCATTCGGCTGGAGAGCGGGCGAGGCACCGCATGGACCTTGCCCGAAAACGGACCTCCGATCTTGTGGGATGCTCCCCCGAAGACCTCATATTCACAAGTTCCGGCACGGAATCAAACAACATGGTTTTTTATTCCTGCACCAGGAAAAAAGAGAAGCCGCACATTGTCACAACCCAAGTAGAGCACTCCTCGATAATGAAGATGTGCAATTTCCTCGAACTAAACGACGTCCACATCGAAATGCTCGAGGTGGACAGACATGGGATTCTTGACATCCGAAGACTCGAAAACGCGATCTCCGAGAAAACCGATCTAGTTTCCGTGCAGTGGGTTAACAACGAGACCGGAGTTATACAGGATATCGCGAGCATTTCCGAGGTCTGCAGGAAAAACGGAGTGCTTCTCCACACCGACGCGGCTCAAGCTGTAGGCAAGCTCGAGGTTGATCTTGCGAAGCTCCATGTGGATTTTCTCTCTTTCACCGCTCATAAAATCAGCGGTCCCCAGGGCGCCGCGGTTCTCTACGCAAAAGACAGGTTGCTTGTGAATCCTTTTCTTTTCGGAGGATTCCAGGAGGAAGGGTTTCGTCCCGGGACTGAAAACCTTCCGGGCATAGCAGGCTTTGGGACCGCCTGCGAGATAAGGCACACAAGGCTTGAGCAGGCCATAGGAAAGATGAAAGATCTTCGCGACCGGTTCGAGAGAATAATAATCGAGTCTATCCCGGACACCTCGGTTAACGGGGGCGGCGGGGAAAGAATATGCAACACCACCAATATCCATTTCGGCGGAACTGACGGAAGAAAACTGGTCTCCCTTCTTGACGAGGCGGGAATAAGGTGTTCCCAGAGTTCCGCGTGCACGAATTTCGACATTACGCCATCCTACGTTCTGACCGCCATGGGGCTGGATGAACAGCATGCGTATTCAAGCATAAGATTCAGCTTCTGCCCGGAAAACACCTTTGAGGAGATAGAAAGAGCGGCAGAGATAATCCGGGAAAAGTGCGAATTTCTCAGCAGTCAGCCCTGCTGAACCCGGGCACCCCGGGGAACCGGAAAATTAGTCGACAACCCTTACCGGCTGACCAGGAAGAAGGCCGAAGTTCCCCTCGGTTATGATTCTGGAATCTGGAGGAAGGGAATCAAAGGATATGTAGGCCGAGTTGTCGTCTATCCACGTGGGCGCCACTTTAGCCTTGAGAACTTCTCCGTTTTTTTCAACCAGCACAAAAGAGGAATTTTCTTTGTCGTCGGACAAGACAGCCGTCTTGGGAATTCTGACGACATTATCAAGCGTCTGCACCGGTATTTTTACGGAAACCATTTCCCCGGGCCACCATTTCACCGAGGGGTCGGATATGGCAATCTCGATATCGTAGGTGCCTGAGAAATCATCAGAACCCGGACTCACGCCGTCAACCTCGCCCGCGACGGTTTCCACCGTGCCGTCTCTTGTAAGTGATACCTCGAGAACATCTCCCCTGTTGACGCTTCTGGCAACGGACACGTCCACACCGGCTATGACTTTCCTGCCGCTTAGATTAACGACTTTGGCTACCACATCCCCGTTTCTTGTCTCCTGCCCGATGTCGGGAACGATTTCGACAACCTGGCCTTGGATAGGGGAGCGGATCTTCAGGTTTTCGTAATTCCACTTGGCCCTTTTGTAAGAAGCTTCAAGGGCCTTCACGCCGGCCGAGGCGGTTTCAAGCAGGTTTTGTGACGCCTCGGTCTCGTCCTCAGAGACTATTCCCTTCTCAAAAAGAGCCGCGTTCCTGCGGTATACCCTTTCAGCCTCGGCAAGCTTCCCCTTGGCGGACTCAAGATTGTACTTGGCCTCGTCAAGCCGTGTTTCCACGCGATAATCGTAGAGTTCGAGGATAATTCCATCCTTCTCGATTTCCTGACCTCGGCCAGAATCTATCCGCTTTACCCATCCCGAGACGGTCGTTCGGACCAGAACGGTCTGCTTGCCACGAACTCTTCCGAGAACTTCGGTGTAAACTGAACCCGGGGACGCAACAGGTGTCATCACTTTTATGGGCCTGTGGACGTTATCTTCAGAGTGACCCTGTGCACTCGATTCCCTTTCTTGAAGAAACCTCGCGTACAGGAGAAAAAGAACCAGGAGGAAACCAAGAGATATTAAAACCAGGGTCACCCAGTTCTTCATTTTTCTTTCCCTGAACCAAGATCTCATCTATTTTTCCACCCACAAAAGCTTCAATAAAAAAGGACATTCATAACAATATTGAGAATCTGGCGATTTAGCAACAACCGGCAAAATTAGGAATAACCGGTAAAACAGATTGACTTTTGGCCAGAATACCCCGATAGTTATTAAGAGATTTTAAGGAGGATTTTAGTGAACGGAAAACCTTTAACAAAATCCCAGCTTTCAAACAGCTTGGCAGAGAAGGCGGGAATAACCAAGGCGACAGCCAAAACCGTTATTGATGCTATGGCGTCAATTGCATGTGAAGAGGTAAAGGGAAAAGGAGAATTCACGATTCCTGGAATCGGCAAACTGGTTATCAGCAATCGTAGTGCCAGAATGGGGAGAAATCCCGCCACCGGTGAAGTAATCAGCATACCTGCAAGAAAGGTCCTGAAGTTCCGCGTGGCGAAAGCCTGCAAGGATTCCGTGCTAGGTTAAAACTGTCTCCGCGCTTTACCTAGCTGATGCTGCCTCTCAGCGACCAGTTGAGAATTTCTACTGGATGCACAATCTTGGTCTTGGAATCTAAACC
The Candidatus Dadabacteria bacterium DNA segment above includes these coding regions:
- a CDS encoding cysteine desulfurase family protein is translated as MGCTEEISGEIYLDNNATTRPLPEVTEAMHEAMGEGFGNPSSAHSAGERARHRMDLARKRTSDLVGCSPEDLIFTSSGTESNNMVFYSCTRKKEKPHIVTTQVEHSSIMKMCNFLELNDVHIEMLEVDRHGILDIRRLENAISEKTDLVSVQWVNNETGVIQDIASISEVCRKNGVLLHTDAAQAVGKLEVDLAKLHVDFLSFTAHKISGPQGAAVLYAKDRLLVNPFLFGGFQEEGFRPGTENLPGIAGFGTACEIRHTRLEQAIGKMKDLRDRFERIIIESIPDTSVNGGGGERICNTTNIHFGGTDGRKLVSLLDEAGIRCSQSSACTNFDITPSYVLTAMGLDEQHAYSSIRFSFCPENTFEEIERAAEIIREKCEFLSSQPC
- a CDS encoding HU family DNA-binding protein, whose translation is MNGKPLTKSQLSNSLAEKAGITKATAKTVIDAMASIACEEVKGKGEFTIPGIGKLVISNRSARMGRNPATGEVISIPARKVLKFRVAKACKDSVLG
- a CDS encoding efflux RND transporter periplasmic adaptor subunit — its product is MRSWFRERKMKNWVTLVLISLGFLLVLFLLYARFLQERESSAQGHSEDNVHRPIKVMTPVASPGSVYTEVLGRVRGKQTVLVRTTVSGWVKRIDSGRGQEIEKDGIILELYDYRVETRLDEAKYNLESAKGKLAEAERVYRRNAALFEKGIVSEDETEASQNLLETASAGVKALEASYKRAKWNYENLKIRSPIQGQVVEIVPDIGQETRNGDVVAKVVNLSGRKVIAGVDVSVARSVNRGDVLEVSLTRDGTVETVAGEVDGVSPGSDDFSGTYDIEIAISDPSVKWWPGEMVSVKIPVQTLDNVVRIPKTAVLSDDKENSSFVLVEKNGEVLKAKVAPTWIDDNSAYISFDSLPPDSRIITEGNFGLLPGQPVRVVD
- the cofE gene encoding coenzyme F420-0:L-glutamate ligase, yielding MEKTGEIRFVPLRGIPEVEEGDSLGEMILHAAGREGFSFLDGDIVVIAQKVVSKAEGRVVSLSQVEPSGFAVTVSEEVSKDPRLVEVILGETKRIVKMDERESGKGRLIVETIGGLVLANAGVDASNVSGGEDVTLLPLDSDRSAGVIRKHIEQETGKYVAVIISDTVGRPWREGLTDIAIGCSGMRPLSDRRGETDSKGLLLTATEMATADQVACAAGLLMEKTAALPVVVARGVEYIRGEGSSDELIRDPAHDLFR
- a CDS encoding glycerophosphodiester phosphodiesterase family protein; amino-acid sequence: MKGFFEKDFLLISHRGASHYEPENTLRSFRRALDMGSAVIEFDVRRSLDGRLVVIHDRTVDRTTDGKGAVSGKTFSELRSLDAGFGERIPTLEEVFENFGGRCGLVIELKEKGTEEETVSLIKAHGLIKDAAVVSFREDCLRAVRELDPSITTGLITVFGFGCVKKALSLGCRVVATNHRFMTGRLASEARRRGLFVCCWTVNDPKRGEKLASIGINGIITDKPDLI